One genomic segment of Hordeum vulgare subsp. vulgare chromosome 2H, MorexV3_pseudomolecules_assembly, whole genome shotgun sequence includes these proteins:
- the LOC123429002 gene encoding berberine bridge enzyme-like Cyn d 4, translating into MARSFNSLAPVLITFSCFLCLLGCYYVISSSSQASSDGFLGCLTDNNVPVFTQSSHFFMPLLNASIRNPKFFVNTTVRPLYIVMPTTTPHVQAAVRCGSGNNMSIRVRSGGHDYEGLSYRSVDAGGFAMLDMSELRTIVVDNQTSTAWVESGATLGELYYKIGNDSNMLGFPAGVCPTVGIGGHFSGGGFGMMMRKYGLSIDNIINAELVDAKGRLLNKTTMGEDVFWAIRGGGGGSFGVVVKWQVTLIPVPPSVTVFNVSVSLGQGAVDVVTKWQQVAPTMPRDLFIRVLIKNKRADFQALFLGTCEALLPVMNKNFPELRFNRSDCREMTWLQSAPYIYLGKDSSVEDLLKRNTSTFFSTYGFKATTDYVREEKPIPRDVWAGIFHKLAQPEARDARVILDPYGGFMSDVPDSATPFPHRAGVLYSIQFYNYWPVYRESGEMQINWIKDVYAFMAPYVSSNPREAYFNCRDLDLGTNWGAKYFMGNYQKLTKAKGEIDPLEYFRNEQSIPLQGNITKMRASPDDDAEAGDGGSASSY; encoded by the coding sequence ATGGCCAGAAGCTTCAACTCATTAGCGCCGGTGCTCATCACCTTTAGCTGCTTCCTCTGCTTGTTGGGCTGCTACTacgtcatctcttcttcttcccagGCTTCCTCCGATGGCTTCCTTGGATGCCTCACGGACAACAATGTCCCGGTGTTCACGCAGAGCTCCCATTTCTTCATGCCGCTGCTCAACGCCTCCATCAGGAATCCAAAGTTTTTTGTGAATACCACCGTGAGGCCGCTCTACATTGTCATGCCGACAACCACCCCTCACGTGCAGGCCGCCGTGCGCTGCGGCAGTGGAAACAATATGTCCATCCGCGTGCGCAGCGGTGGGCACGACTACGAGGGCCTGTCGTACCGGTCTGTGGATGCTGGGGGCTTTGCCATGCTCGACATGTCAGAGCTACGCACCATCGTCGTGGACAACCAGACATCAACGGCGTGGGTGGAGTCGGGCGCCACGCTCGGAGAGCTCTACTACAAGATCGGGAATGACAGCAACATGCTGGGGTTCCCGGCTGGTGTGTGCCCGACCGTCGGCATCGGAGGCCATTTCAGTGGCGGCGGCTTCGGCATGATGATGCGCAAGTACGGGCTGTCCATCGACAACATCATCAACGCCGAGCTGGTGGATGCCAAGGGGAGGCTCCtaaacaaaaccaccatgggaGAGGACGTCTTCTGGGCCAtccgaggcggtggcggcgggagTTTCGGTGTCGTTGTGAAGTGGCAGGTGACCCTCATACCAGTCCCACCCTCCGTAACGGTTTTCAACGTCTCAGTGTCCCTCGGTCAGGGCGCGGTGGACGTCGTCACCAAGTGGCAGCAGGTTGCGCCGACCATGCCACGCGACCTGTTCATCAGGGTGCTCATAAAGAATAAGAGGGCTGACTTCCAGGCCTTGTTCCTTGGCACATGCGAGGCGCTCCTACCGGTGATGAACAAAAACTTTCCAGAGCTGAGGTTCAACCGCTCCGACTGTCGGGAGATGACCTGGCTTCAGTCTGCACCCTACATCTACCTCGGCAAAGACTCCTCCGTGGAGGACCTACTgaagcggaacacctccacgttcttCTCCACCTACGGCTTCAAGGCGACGACCGACTACGTCCGGGAGGAGAAGCCCATTCCCCGGGACGTGTGGGCCGGTATCTTCCACAAGCTTGCGCAACCCGAGGCACGGGACGCACGCGTGATCCTAGACCCCTACGGTGGGTTTATGAGCGACGTGCCGGACTCGGCGACGCCATTCCCGCACCGCGCCGGTGTGTTGTACAGTATCCAGTTCTACAACTACTGGCCGGTTTATAGGGAAAGTGGGGAAATGCAGATCAACTGGATCAAAGACGTATACGCGTTCATGGCGCCTTACGTGAGCTCCAACCCAAGGGAGGCCTACTTCAACTGTAGGGACCTGGATCTCGGAACCAACTGGGGGGCGAAATATTTCATGGGTAACTACCAGAAGCTCACCAAGGCCAAGGGTGAGATCGACCCCCTCGAATACTTCCGCAACGAGCAAAGCATCCCGCTACAAGGCAATATCACCAAAATGCGTGCATCGCCTGATGATGACGCTGAGGCTGGTGATGGTGGCTCTGCATCCTCCTATTGA